The Manihot esculenta cultivar AM560-2 chromosome 8, M.esculenta_v8, whole genome shotgun sequence genomic interval CAAAAGgacgaaaataaaataataaaaaaagcctAAAAAAGAATGCAGTAATAAAATGGAAAACTTATGGTGCACGGGAACATCACGTTCCTTACTCTCGGCGAGCTTCAAAGCCGCGGTGGTGGTGGCTGCAGCTGAAGCAGGGTGGAGGATAAAAgagaaaggagaagaaagaagaaataaaTAGAATGGAGGAGGACTCGCTTTACTTGCAACTGCACAAGCTATCGGCAATTAATTCGGAGGAAGCGCTCGACCACATACTCACTACGCTCTGGAAATCCAGGAGAACCGGTCTCCGCTCACCGGAAAAGTCTCACATCCAGTCTCTCCTCAGTCTTCCTTCCCTCTCCGAAGTGGATCCTGTAAGCATATTTTAATATTCTCTCTAAATTTAGCATTTCAGCTTTGAATTGGGCGAGaatttatgtatgtatatatatatatatattatttattcgaAATCCagttaatagtaataataattaataataaaatctgaCAATAGGTTTTGGCATGCCTTCGTTCGCTTATCAGAAAAAGTGTGCATGAGAGATTCACTGGGGATGATCTCTTGAAGCTGTTTCCTCCCGATCTTTCACTTGATCTTCAGAGTTTTCTGGTATTGTTGCTCCAGAAATATCAGAATCAATGGAAGGAGGAAATGTCAAAGGAACAGGTTGCATATCTTGAACTCATTGAACAAGTATTAGACATGCTATTTTTATCGAGAAATGCTTAAATTTGTTTCAGTAGGAATGCTATTGAGGCCAACCAGAAGATGGTAGTAACCAACTAACCATAATTTTGTGAATTCTAATTAGGGCTTCATTggattttgcatgattgtttcgtGGTTTGAAGGTTGTTGGTTTTGTTTTGGCTAACTTCGAAAATGGAGTTATTCTTTTCCAATAGAGAATGGGAAGTGAATTCCCTTTTTAGACCCTTACTCACATGGTTGTTTGGTTCAATTCTACTCTATAAAGTTATctggaattcaattgaattctggatagaattcatttgaaataaattttattgtttggtATGAAACAACTTGAAAtgtagaattcaattgaattccacaAAATTATAGGAATTGGAATTGAACCAAAACCAAACTATGTAAGTAGCCATGAAGCAAAACATTTCAGGCTGTGaggatttccttttttttttttttttttttataaaaggatTATTCGCAAATGATGTCAAATGAAATTGTGTATGAGGAGGGGATTAAAAAGAATATTTGTAATTACTATTAGCCTGTCACTAggcttttcttttttgttttatcTCCTTTAAATGATTTCTTGCCCTTTTACTCTGATTACCTACTTACAAGTTCTGGATGGTTTTCACAATAATTATCAGAAAGTTTGTCAATGTGGACTCCTTATGAGGAGCTTTCTTGCATGATGACATGATTGCTTTCTCATTTGTAACATTAGTTTCTTGgtgttctctttttctcttctctgTCTGGTTTAttaactttctttttattttttctgttgtcttttcaaatattttatttatgcgCATCCTGGTCAGCATCCTCTGCCAAGGACCAGTATCTCTTACCAGGTGAAAGCTAGTGTACCTCCATCTTTCTCTTCATCTGAGATTTCAATGCCTGTTTGGCCTCGCCAAGATGATCTTAATGGACGTTTGATTCGTAATGATGTTGGGATTTCTATGTCAATCATCAGTGACAGCAGTGCCTCACACTTTGCACCAGTTACTATCCAACATGATGCTTGCCCTTCTGAAAACTTGGTAAGAAGAATATATTTTGTGTCTGTTTGACTGCAAAATCTGAAAGTTTCAGTGAAGGACTCAAGTTTGCTTATcattttatatatgaaaatttgGATGGTTTATGAACTTTTCCTTTATGACTTTCCTTTTATCATAAAATAGGGTGTATTGCCACGCCTCAAGTCAATGACATGGACCATGGAGAATCACAACTCTGCACCAGCAAATAGAGTAGCCATCATCAGTCTGAAGGTCTGAAAATGCTGTTATTATGTCTGTTGCagtagcagtaatctttgcaaaTTGTTCAAACTTTCTCAATCCTTGTTTGGTTGATTTTACATTGTTCTGATTACTGGTCAATGATCATGCATTATGCTTATTCTTTAATGTTATAATCATATTAATAGGTCATAATGCATGTTTTTGATTAAGAACTATGCCCATTCTTGAGTGATAAAAGAAGGGAATACCATGGTCATGGAAAGTCATTTGCAGAGGCTGAGAAATCTAATATTTCAGATTTAATGTTAACTGATTTAATTAAGATTCGCTGAAAGGGAtttccaaaaaaataaaaagatttgcTGAAAGTAATTGATAAGtttttcatgatgcatggatatGGGCggttatatttatattgtttaggTTTCCATTAAGTTTTGCATTAATCTTCGATATTAACAGACTATTCATAACAATCACCCCTTCTTTAATAGTGCTAATTCTTGTACCCTTTAGTTAATGGAACATCATCATAATTCCCAGAtgtatcttttttctttttaatatttcttttcgTTTCCATCATTGCAGCTTCAAGATTTCACCAGGTCTCCTTCAGGAGAAAAGGAGGTGAAATTTCAGCTTACTAGAGACACACTTGAAGCTATGTTGAGATCAATGACCTACATCAGCGAGCAACTTTCTAGCATGGTATAGATTTTCTCTCCATCGTATGTCCTTGAGGAAAAATTAGAGTTTTTGTATGATTTGCTCAGTGCTTATGCGTCTCATACGTCTCATGTCTCATTTAAATTAATGTGGTGTAGTTAGACTAACCTCATAAAGTCATATACATAAAGTCATATACACAAAGTCAAGGATTTACAAATCCACATGATACACATGAAAATAGTGAACTTTGGAGAAAGTAGAGTCGAAGGGCCAAAATCTATGCTTTCTACAACTTTTTGTTTCCACAACAAATTGGAACTTGCAAATTAATGGAAAAAGGTCTCTGCAATTGGGTTGTTCTTCTTCTGTTCTGGattttgttttgatgaatttagttaattgtaaaattataaattgaaaaaaacgAAGCACAGCTAAAATTACACCTGGCAAATAATTTGAAGAGAGAAACTCGATGCACAGAGAAAATAGCATTTGCATCGGCTTTAGGCCTGAGGTTCCTTTTTCTGTTTCATGTACTTAAATAGAAACCTCCTCACCTCTAGATGATATTTGGTCATTTGGCTGATGGATAGGGCAGCCAAGTTGATTTTTGTGCATTGTGCATGCTTAAGTTTTGTGGTGTCAAGGAATGGTTAACATTGATGTGGGATCAGCCAATATTGGTGGATCTTCTTCACTTTTCTCATTTGATTCTGAATTTGTTTTTGTAAACTAATATTTTGGCAGGTTAACGCTTCTGCAGAGCCGGTTcagaagaagcaaaagcaaTAGAGTTGTAACAGCCATTTTGATTAAGCTCTTTATTTGTTTATAGCAATCGTTGCAGAACTTAATAACAGCTTGGCATCTTGATCTGCTTCCTGCGAAGTAAGCTGGATTAGGACTTTGAAACTCAATAGTAGCTTGCAGGAAATTAGCTGTTCAGTATTTACATGTCGTTGAGAGTTCTCCCTCTTTGGAATCCCTACAAAATTCAACTTGATGTCATTTGCTTTGTCGTTTtcatattttgaattaatttcaaTCTACGATGTAATTGAGATGCTTCAACCCACTTGGAAATCCAACACTTAAGGAtgacagattttttttttttcttttaaaaatttcaagaaAAGACTTGCATAAATTCAGTTTACATGGATTTAAAATACATGAATGTGAGTTCCTCTGAAAAAAAGATCACATGAAATTTATATTCATATGTCTTGTGTTTATAATAGGTTAGGTTCATCTAAGAATctaagaatttcttaaaaatcaGATGCCATTGTCAAAATCAATTTGAAAACtgtttttaagttgttttaaatataatttcatttaatcttttattagaGATTTGAATGCCAGCTGAaactaattatataaaaaaaatgcatttatatttttcaagctTGAACTTAATctaaatttaaatctaaatcCTAACACAATATATAtgcttgaatttttaattttaaaatactaaagaagcaaataagttaaaaaagaaaatagaagtcataaataataaaaatgttttgATACTGAAATGTTTTACATTTAACTAACGGAATCtgacataaataattaatatgatcAATAAcgaatttttttctaaatgatTAGGATTTtgacaataaaaatataaaatttgctCTATACTCTTATTTTTCGTATGACAGTCTAGATAGACTTTACCTATAGATTAGGCAAATTTGCTTCTGGAaactaaaaatatcaaattttattttttgcctGCATCATAAATTATCACAAAAAACTAAATAACAGTCAGTTGTCAAGATGTGAAAGCGTAACCTATGCTCTATTCAatcaatttagttttatttgatTATGTTTAATCTTTTAATGATAGTTTATGAGtatatttagattaaaaaataaaattagatattttttattcttattttatagTTCAAGAGTAAATTTGATCCTTTTTCCATTCTTTGTATCTCTTCGCCCATTGGAGAATTTTTTATGAGGAAAACTTTTCACTATAAAAGAAAACAGACgagattaaattttattcagaattgtagtaaatttttaattttaaattttaatccatGTTAAATAGAATTATTAAAAGAACTTAAATTTTAGTCCTTGTTGCAAATGGTTCAAAACAGAAAGATTTAGGAGAGTATTGAATCCATCAACCACTAATTGTTAACTAAGCAGACAAAATTTATTATCGCGATTATCATATTGATAATGGATACACTGTTGATTATGATAGGATCCAtactaaaatcaaataaaaccgTTGTGCATTTGACAGATTGAGGAACTTGTTGAAAAATTAATGGATATGAAATGAGAAGTTGGCGCATGAGGTTTGATGGCATACCAACTCTCTGCATATCATCCCAGCATAGAGTTTGTTCTAGAAAATGACTGAAAAGATACACAAACAATATACGTCTCCATTGATCAAATCAGCGACTTTACAAAATATAATCTACAATATGCAAAAATTTCAAACTttctcccaaaaccttcaaacttCTCACCTCTTGAAGCTAgaagacagaaaaaaaaaatgatgataATAATCACACTTCAAGAAATCAAACCAAAACTCATTCTTGAAGAGATCAATCAATTGAAAGGGCAAAACAAAAACCAACTACAAAAAATGAAAACATGATAGAAAACCAAACTATAAAAACTAAAAGACCAATGATCGGAAGTAAACCACACAATGGAAAACTCAAACCACAAAACTTTCTTCAACTTCAATCTCTGTCAATCCTCTTTTAAAATCTTGTACCTCTGGAACTTGAGCTCAATCTAGGAGTTCTGCATTCTCACCTTTTTTACTGATATGTTCCAACTTCAAATTCCAGATGTTTCATTAAATCATTGCTTAGGTTCGCCAGGAACTGCAGTGCTCATTTGTTGAGAACCAAACTCTACAGAACTTGATCCACTCTCTTGGATGACACCTGCTTCATGTGCTTCTACAGTACTTGATTCAATGCCCTTGGTAGCATCAATTTCATTTACTTCTGAAGTCCTTGATATGTCTTTGATTGAATCTGATGATTTTGGCAGCTGTTCAATTTTAACCCCTGAAACTTCCTTCATGGCACTATCAAGATCTTCCACAGAGCTTGCTTCAATATCTTGCAAATCAGGACTCAAATATAGAGGATCACTGGATTGATTCACAACTAGATTCTGCCCAATTATGCAAGGAAAATCTGCACCGTTGTTAGGTTGATTGAAAGCCCGGTCAATATCATCAGTTGTTCTAACTTCAAGAACTGGAAGCTCCTTGGTAGAAATGCTAGAACCCACTTCATTTACTTCTGCTGGTCCTTTGTTTAAATCTGATGGTTTTGACTTCTCTTCAGTATTTGCTTCTGAAACTTGCTTCATGGCCACACGAAGATCATCCAGAGATCTTGCTTCAATAACTTGCAGATCAAAACTAGAATGTTGAGGATTTCCAGATTCATTATTTGCTAGATGCTGTTCAATTGTGCTGGGAAGAATTACCTCCTCAACATCTACACCTTCATTCAGTTGCTTGAAGGCCAGGTCAATATCATTGATCGTTCTAACTTCAAGAGTTGGGAGTTCTTTCGCAGAACTGCTAGAACCAACTTCATTTACACTTGCTGGCCCTCCCATTGAATCAGACAGTTTTGGCATCTCTTTGTTGTTCCCTTCTGATGCTCGCTGCATAGCAATATTAAGATCCTCCAAAGATCTTGCTTCAACAACTTGTAAGTTGGAAGCAACAAACGGTTGATCCTCAATCATACTTGGAAGGATGACCTCCTCAACCTCTACACCTTCATCAAGTTGCTTGAAGGCCAGGTCAATATCATTGATCGTTCTAACTTCAAGAACTGGGAGCTCTTTCGCAGAACTGCTAGAACCCACTTCATTTACACTTGCTGGCCCTCCCATTGAATCAGACAGTTTTGACGTCTCTTCGTTGTTCCCTTCTGAAGCTTGCTTCAAAGCAACATTAAGATCTTCTAAAGATCTTGCTTCAACAACTTGCAAGTTGGATGCAACAAATGGTTGATCCTCAATCATACTTGGAATGATGACCTCCTCAACATCTACTCCTTCATGAAGTTGCTTGAAAGCCAACTCAATATCTGTAACTGATCTAACTTCCAGGATCGGGAGTTCTGGTTTAATCTCTCGCGCACTTGAATCTCCTGGTAACAAGTTGTATTCAGGAATTGCAATACTAGTTTTTCCTGGTATTTTTTCATCATGAAGGGACTCACCAACCACTTCTTTGACACTGAAATCCCCAACTGTGTCCAGTTCTGACAACAATCCTTCATCTATCTCCTTTAtctcatcttcatcttcattgATATTTTCCTCAGCAACAGAAGACCTGTGTGTTTCTGAGTAGTTGGGGTGTTCTAAGACATGACCACTGTCCTCATAGACAATTTTATCAAGGATGTTGTCTTTAAAATCAAATTCATCAACCTTTGATTTATACTCTAGGCTCTCTGGTGAGAACAAAGCAGTTTCCGATATCTCATGATCAAAGACTTCAGGCACATTTATGTTATTCACAATGTTCACTTCTCCTCTAGACTCCACCAACATTACAGATGGTTCCTACATTACGTTACAACAACTATGTTAAGCATCCTGTTGCAActattcaaaataataaatttgaagtCCAGCTGATACAGATCCCCACATCGCAAAAATCAGATGTACCAAACCAAGTATTGACAGTTAACTGAACTGAACTCAGAAGAAgcccttttcattttttttactcAACAAAGCCTTAATCCCAACTATTTGACAAATGTACCATGTAGCAATGGGTTCCATGCATAAGAAACATGCTTAAATGTTAAGATAATCACTCAAATACTATAATGGAGCAACTGAAAATGAATCCAAcaagaaaaattcaaataaactaTAAATCTAAGAGCAAGCAGGAGTAACATTGCTCATATACTCCACAAAACAGTACATGAACACATCCTTCTCACATATGATAACTTCATATACTAGGTACACATATATGTGAATAGTCAGCAATgggtatataaattaataaattatctgAACTCCACCAGTTTAACAGCTTACAATGTGAAAGCAAGTACCTCTGTTACAGCCTAACACATTGAATTAAAACCCTCCTAAGGAAACAAGTTTAGCTCTCATTTTATTTCTATCAAACAACTAGGCAACAGATGATTTATCATTTATGCAACCCCAGGACATTCTATTTAATGTAAAGGCAGAATAATATAGTGTTAAATTTGGATTAGCCTAACTCACCCTAAAAACTAGCTAGCTCAGGAGAGGATTGTCTAAACCCCTTATAAAGTACAATTAACCCTATCTCAAACCGATGTGCCCCTCACGTCCATActacactggagccctcatgcCTAGGACTATACTGGAGCGTTAAAATATTTACGCGAAGCTCACATGGAGAGGCTCTGATATcgtattaaatttatatcaggcctaactcactcaAAATTAGATTAAAGGTGAGGAGTGTATAAGGAAGGTTACCGTATCCCAAACCTGATGTGGATTCAATGTATAGTTTGCATAATAAAGGGAAGACACCATAAAAGACAATAAAGCTCTTTTAGAACAAGCAGCAGACAGATAAGAGGCAAGTTTCAACATTATCACAAATAATGAGCTAGAAGCAGAATAATCACTGGTCTTACCTGGGATTTATCATCATCTACAACAATAGATTTATCTGACCACGAAAGCTGTTTCTCCACTTCAAAGTGAGATTTTGCCTCAGCAGGCACATGACAACTAGAGCCTGAAGAAACAAGCTTCACATCTGCATCTTGAAGAAGGCTATCAACAATCATTGCATCAGCACTTGATGAATGCTCCTCCACAAGCTTAATCTCTGAAGAGGATGCATCTGGATGTGCCTCTAGAACTTGCTCAGCCACCACTGCAGGCTGTCTTTCCTCATTCTCggacaaatttaattcattagAAGACATAAGCTCAAGACCTGATGAAGGGACTTCTTCCTGCTCAGGTTGAAGAATGTCTTCCATATACATTGCATGCTCCTTCACAGATTCAGACCCTGAAGGAGATAATTTGGAGTCCATTGAAACATCAGCAGCAACTGGAGGATGTTCCTCTAGTGCATTTAAAATTGGTTTTTCAGATGCCATATGATTACCAGAAGACACAGAATCCAACTTATCAATTACATCTTGGTGGTGCCCAATAACTATTTCAGCATTAGCAATTGATGAGTGCAGTTCTTCCGACTCATTATTGGAGCTTTCTTCCCCGTATTCATGATCCTCCTTGACAGATCCGTTGTTTGATGAAGATGGAGGTAAATCAGCTACATCATGCTCAACTACCGATTCTGACTTCACAAacccatttttatctttttgaaAATCAAAAGCCAGATCATCTTCTGACAGCCCAACGTTCGCATCATGCTCAACTTCTGTAACTTCTCTTGATCTTGATTCATTTTCATCTAGTGAGTGTTCTTTTGAGGAGCCTTCATATGTCTCTTTGTTGCCACAAGTATTTTTCCCCATGTTCCGAGTATGCACTTCAGATTCTTTACCAGAAAATTCAGCTAAAGCTGAGGGCGAACCCATTTCTGATGTCGCCCGTGTATCAGATGAGACTGACAAGAAAGAGAACTTCCCAACTCCTTGAGGGCTTGAATCATAAACAGGCTCCTGATGTTGAATGTCATCCACAACCCCACTTACAAAATGAAAATCTGAATTGAGTGAAGTCTGTGTCAAAATGCAAGATTCGCTACCACTTGGCTCCAGAACAAGCTCCTGTTGTTGATCATTATCTACTACCACAGTCTTGAAATGTGAATCTGAATCTAGTGAAGCTTGCACTAAAATGCCAGAATCCCCAGTATGATCTCTTGTTGGCTCAAAAACAGGCTCCATGTGTTTATTGTCATCTTCCACACCATTTGTAAAATGAAAATCTGAATCAAATGAGGTTTGCATCACACTGACACGTTCTCCAAGATGATATCCTCTTGGCTCCAGAACAGGCTGcctttcttgattttcatcCACCACCACATCCATAAAATGAAAAACTGAATCAAGTGAGGTTGAAATGTGAGATTCCGCAATCTGAGTGTCACCTGGATCTGGACTCGTTGATCTCTTTTTCACATCAGGTAACTTTTTATCTACTTCTGACGCTGATGATAGGCTTGATCTGCTGCTACACTCCTCTTCAA includes:
- the LOC110621210 gene encoding uncharacterized protein LOC110621210 isoform X1; translation: MEEDSLYLQLHKLSAINSEEALDHILTTLWKSRRTGLRSPEKSHIQSLLSLPSLSEVDPVLACLRSLIRKSVHERFTGDDLLKLFPPDLSLDLQSFLVLLLQKYQNQWKEEMSKEQVAYLELIEQHPLPRTSISYQVKASVPPSFSSSEISMPVWPRQDDLNGRLIRNDVGISMSIISDSSASHFAPVTIQHDACPSENLGVLPRLKSMTWTMENHNSAPANRVAIISLKLQDFTRSPSGEKEVKFQLTRDTLEAMLRSMTYISEQLSSMVNASAEPVQKKQKQ
- the LOC110621210 gene encoding uncharacterized protein LOC110621210 isoform X2 — protein: MEEDSLYLQLHKLSAINSEEALDHILTTLWKSRRTGLRSPEKSHIQSLLSLPSLSEVDPVLACLRSLIRKSVHERFTGDDLLKLFPPDLSLDLQSFLVLLLQKYQNQWKEEMSKEQHPLPRTSISYQVKASVPPSFSSSEISMPVWPRQDDLNGRLIRNDVGISMSIISDSSASHFAPVTIQHDACPSENLGVLPRLKSMTWTMENHNSAPANRVAIISLKLQDFTRSPSGEKEVKFQLTRDTLEAMLRSMTYISEQLSSMVNASAEPVQKKQKQ
- the LOC110621209 gene encoding uncharacterized protein LOC110621209 is translated as MGLDAMRIRVLIRRFLVVSIRTSYKSVCKHPFLVGVVFFLIFLYRSFPLLFSLLVSSSPVFVCTAILLGTLLSFGEPNIPEIEKETEEVSHEISSFKAGAIGDATVVLEKDEDFFVENFAGKKKDAAEEATGKDNWEQNRVSKIEGDDGLGDYKPLIDVSSRDIKFEKQVNEEVEREFNDLEQEKNGEIYKEQRGIGEVLSNEEAVENHFSLVQDVGDESVLVEEDKSPAEFIEAEKGDHLNFELPSWKRINDDDEEEEEEEEEDDEASDSGSDGAESSSPDASLADIIPMLDELHPLLDEETPQPAGMSQDGSDAGSECSHKFKEGRVVSEYDVKNQEDGEEEEGEEEEDGDDDNDNEEREEAQGDKEDESKCAIKWTEDDQKNLMDLGTSELERNQRLESLIARRRARRNMRLMAEKNLIDLDGADLPLAIPPISTARHNPFDLPYDSYDNAPGSAPSVLLPRHNPFDLPYDSNEEKPDLKVDSFQQEFSAFQQRELVFRRHESFSVGPSIFGPPKQERQGLRWKPYFVPERFGTDETSYQTFQRQLSEVSESKLSSVPDTESVSSALEEEDKKLYEEDISQETEMLSNLDCISLLVEHGSLSSEGVDSIDIENIGRKDVQHGGDEIILGDVQNHHELDSSLSTPREETPAKPNTSEILLQMEPVEEECSSRSSLSSASEVDKKLPDVKKRSTSPDPGDTQIAESHISTSLDSVFHFMDVVVDENQERQPVLEPRGYHLGERVSVMQTSFDSDFHFTNGVEDDNKHMEPVFEPTRDHTGDSGILVQASLDSDSHFKTVVVDNDQQQELVLEPSGSESCILTQTSLNSDFHFVSGVVDDIQHQEPVYDSSPQGVGKFSFLSVSSDTRATSEMGSPSALAEFSGKESEVHTRNMGKNTCGNKETYEGSSKEHSLDENESRSREVTEVEHDANVGLSEDDLAFDFQKDKNGFVKSESVVEHDVADLPPSSSNNGSVKEDHEYGEESSNNESEELHSSIANAEIVIGHHQDVIDKLDSVSSGNHMASEKPILNALEEHPPVAADVSMDSKLSPSGSESVKEHAMYMEDILQPEQEEVPSSGLELMSSNELNLSENEERQPAVVAEQVLEAHPDASSSEIKLVEEHSSSADAMIVDSLLQDADVKLVSSGSSCHVPAEAKSHFEVEKQLSWSDKSIVVDDDKSQEPSVMLVESRGEVNIVNNINVPEVFDHEISETALFSPESLEYKSKVDEFDFKDNILDKIVYEDSGHVLEHPNYSETHRSSVAEENINEDEDEIKEIDEGLLSELDTVGDFSVKEVVGESLHDEKIPGKTSIAIPEYNLLPGDSSAREIKPELPILEVRSVTDIELAFKQLHEGVDVEEVIIPSMIEDQPFVASNLQVVEARSLEDLNVALKQASEGNNEETSKLSDSMGGPASVNEVGSSSSAKELPVLEVRTINDIDLAFKQLDEGVEVEEVILPSMIEDQPFVASNLQVVEARSLEDLNIAMQRASEGNNKEMPKLSDSMGGPASVNEVGSSSSAKELPTLEVRTINDIDLAFKQLNEGVDVEEVILPSTIEQHLANNESGNPQHSSFDLQVIEARSLDDLRVAMKQVSEANTEEKSKPSDLNKGPAEVNEVGSSISTKELPVLEVRTTDDIDRAFNQPNNGADFPCIIGQNLVVNQSSDPLYLSPDLQDIEASSVEDLDSAMKEVSGVKIEQLPKSSDSIKDISRTSEVNEIDATKGIESSTVEAHEAGVIQESGSSSVEFGSQQMSTAVPGEPKQ